In Bacteroides cellulosilyticus, the genomic stretch ACCACTTGGGGCAATCGTGTTTGCGCTGATGACGGTGGTCTGCGCGACTATGCCCATAAGGAATGGAACGGTATTCTGCGCGATTTCTATTATAAACGTTGGGCAGCCTACTGGCAAACTCTTCAGGATCAACTGGATGGTAAACCCGAAGTTAAGCTGGATTATTATGCGATGGAAGAACCCTGGACACTGGCAAAGAATCCGTATGGTTCGGCTCCCGAAGGAAGTTGTGTGGATGTGGCGAAAGAAGTCTTTTTTCAATTGACAAATGACAATTAGGCTGTGCAATGATAGCTTATAAATTGAATCTATGATATATGCAAATAGAATCCCCCAAACACCCTACAGATAATTGTCAATTGTCAACTGTCAATTGTCAATTGAGAAAGCGTCTGCTTTCTCTCGATGTGCTGCGCGGAATTACTGTCGTCGGTATGATTCTCGTCAATAATTCCGGTGGGAAGTTATCTTATGATTCTTTGCAACATTCTGCATGGAATGGGCTGACTCTTTGTGATCTGGTATTTCCGTTCTTTTTGTTCATCATGGGAATTTCCACTTATATCGCTTTGAGCAAGTTCCATTTTCAAGCATCTGGTTCAGTGGTCCGTAAGATACTGAAACGTACTCTTGTCATTCTATGCATCGGCTGGGCTATTCACTGGTTTCACTTTATTTGTGATGGAGATTTCTTTCCTTTTGCCCATCTTCGGCTTACGGGAGTTCTGCCGCGTATAGCCTTGTGCTATTGTGTAGTTTCCTTTGTAGCCTTGTATGTCAATCATAAATATATCGGCTGGATCATTGGTTTCCTTATCGCCGGGTATGCCGTTTTGCTTTATATAGGCAACGGATATGCACCGGATGATACAAACCTTCTGGCTATCATAGACCGGAATGTATTAGGTGCAGACCACCTTTATCATAAAAGCCCGATAGATCCGGAAGGACTTACCAGTACCCTTTCTGCCATCGCTCATACATTGATCGGCTTCTGTTGTGGGAAAATCATCCTGGCTAAGGAAGCTTTGGAACAGAAAACACTGAAATTGTTTGTTGCAGGCTTTATTCTGATGGCGTGCGGTTTTTTGCTGACAGAGGCTTTGCCGTTGAATAAGCGTATCTGGTCGCCTACATTTGTGTTAGTCACTTGTGGATTGGCAGCCATGCTTCAGTCTGTGCTGATTTATTTCATTGATATGAAGGAAAAGAAGAACTGGTGTCGTTTCTTTGAAATATTCGGTGTTAACCCTTTGTTTCTCTACGTACTCAGCGAGGTAGCGGCTATTGTCATTGGCGCCACCGGAAGTAAGCCGGTTATTTACGAAGGGGTACATTTTCTGATAATCGATCCTTATCTGGCATCTGCCGTTTACGCCCTTGCCTTTACCCTGCTGATGGGAGCGTGCGGCTATCCATTGTATAAAAAGAAAATCTATATAAAAATATAATAATGATTAGACGAACAATCTATACATGCTATTCCCTGTTACTGGCAACTGTGTTGTTGCCGGGTACTACTTCGTGTACCAGTCGTTGTGGGACTATTGACGAGTCGCGATTATCCTATATCGATACTCGTGTAGGTACTGCCCCCAGTGCGACCCATACAGCGGGGTTGTTTGGCAGGGATACGGAAGAATACGGGCAAACCCTTCCGGCGGTACTCGAACCCAACGGAATGAACTTCTGGACTGCACAGACGCGGGACACGGAGGAGAAATGCATAGCACCCTATTATTACGCGGATACTCTGCTACAAGGCTTTCGTAATTCCCACTGGATTGTGGGCGGATGTACGCAGGACTACGGTTCTATGACGCTGATGCCGCTCTTCGGTAAATTGCGTTGCCAGCCGGAAGCACGTTCCACCCGTTTCTCCCATGAGAAAGAAACGGCAACACCGGCTTATTATACGGTTTCTCTGCCGGATGAGAATATCTATGCCGAAATGACGGGGCGTTCGCGTTCCGCAATTTTCCGTTTCACTTATAACAAAGCGGGAAAAGGTTATCTGGTGGTAAACCCTAACAGTGATGAAGGTCAGGGGTATATCTGCATCGATACCCTTAACAATC encodes the following:
- a CDS encoding acyltransferase family protein, which encodes MQIESPKHPTDNCQLSTVNCQLRKRLLSLDVLRGITVVGMILVNNSGGKLSYDSLQHSAWNGLTLCDLVFPFFLFIMGISTYIALSKFHFQASGSVVRKILKRTLVILCIGWAIHWFHFICDGDFFPFAHLRLTGVLPRIALCYCVVSFVALYVNHKYIGWIIGFLIAGYAVLLYIGNGYAPDDTNLLAIIDRNVLGADHLYHKSPIDPEGLTSTLSAIAHTLIGFCCGKIILAKEALEQKTLKLFVAGFILMACGFLLTEALPLNKRIWSPTFVLVTCGLAAMLQSVLIYFIDMKEKKNWCRFFEIFGVNPLFLYVLSEVAAIVIGATGSKPVIYEGVHFLIIDPYLASAVYALAFTLLMGACGYPLYKKKIYIKI